TACAAGGTGGTCAAGGCCGTTCTGCGGAGGGCGAGTTGCCCCGCTTCGACCGCCCTGTATGTGCAGCTCGGCGGCGAGCGACCCGTGGGCTGCGCCCGGCCGGTGTAGTCGGGTGACTGTCAACGGCCGGGCGCAGTAAGGAGGTTGCCTACGGCCGGAGCGCCGGCTCGCGCCGCACGTCCTGGCGGTCCAGCTTCGCGTCGTACGGTGCGAGGGGCTTCGCCTGTGCCGTGGTCGTGGCCGGGACGCCCGCCCAGGCCAGGATGCGGGCGGTGGCGAGTGCCTTCTGGTCAGTGGTCAGGCCGGCCACGTTCGCGCCGTGGTTGAGGCCGGGCGCGGTGAAGACGTACGAGTCCTTCGCGCCCTTGCCGACGGCGAAGCGCTCGGCGCCCCACGGGTCGTTCTGGCCGTAGACGAAGAGCATGTGGTCGGCGTGGTGGCGGACCCAGCTGTCCACGTCCCGCATGGCGTTCGGCTGGAACCTCATCGGGATGGAGCGCGGGACGAAGTTGCGGGGCGACTGGTAGCCGTAGCGGAGGTACTTCTTCTCGATGTACGGGAACTTGATGGTGGGGGCGCCGAGTTGGGTGCCCGCCTGGTAGTAGTACGGGGTGTACGGGTCCAGGCCCTGGTCGGTGTAGAAGGAGAATCCGGAGATCGTGTCGACCGAGGTCCAGATCTCGTCGTCGGTGGCGGCCTGTGCGTTCGCGGGGATGGTGTCGCAGTCGGAGAGCAGGCTGTACTGCCAGAAGCCCCAGACGTAGTCGAGGACGACGGCTTCGTAGGCCTTGTCCAGGCTGCCGACGGTGGTGAAGGTGAAGCCGTTCTCGGCCGCGTACGCCGCGTACTTCTTCTCCAGCGCGTCCCTGCGCACCAGCGCCTCGCGCTGTACTGCGTCAAGGCGGTCGCGGCACTCCTTGGTGCCGACCTTGGTGAAGAAGCGGTCGTAGGCCGAATCCTCGTTGTTCACCACGTCGTTGGGGGCGACATAGGCGACGACGCCGTCCATGTCACGCGGGTAGAACCGCTCGAAGTAGGTGGCCGTCATACCGCCCTTGGAGCCGCCGGTGGCGATCCAGTTCTTAGTGTAGATCGGCTTGAGGGCCTTGAAGACGCGGTGCTGGTCGCTGGCCGCCTGCCAGATGTCGAGCTTGGACCAGTCGGCCGGGGCGGGGCGGGACGGGGTGAAGTAGCGGTATTCCAGGGAGACTTGGTTGGCGTCCGCGATCCGGGTCGGTTCGCTGCGGCTGGGGTTCGTCGAGACGTTGTAGCCGCTGGTGTAGAAGACCGTCGGGCGCGATACGTCCTTGTGCAGCACGGTGATCCGCTGCTGGAACGTGCCCTTGGACGGGTGCCGGTGGTCGACCGGCTGGGTGTAGTTCAGGACGAAGTAGCGGTAGCCGGTGTACGGCTTCTCCTCGACCAGGCTCATGCCGGGTATCGCCAGCAACTGGTCCTTGATGTCCGCGACTTGACCGGGTCGGCC
The nucleotide sequence above comes from Streptomyces sp. N50. Encoded proteins:
- a CDS encoding S28 family serine protease, translated to MRKALRWLLALTVLIGTLSTAGVATATAAQAGRPGQVADIKDQLLAIPGMSLVEEKPYTGYRYFVLNYTQPVDHRHPSKGTFQQRITVLHKDVSRPTVFYTSGYNVSTNPSRSEPTRIADANQVSLEYRYFTPSRPAPADWSKLDIWQAASDQHRVFKALKPIYTKNWIATGGSKGGMTATYFERFYPRDMDGVVAYVAPNDVVNNEDSAYDRFFTKVGTKECRDRLDAVQREALVRRDALEKKYAAYAAENGFTFTTVGSLDKAYEAVVLDYVWGFWQYSLLSDCDTIPANAQAATDDEIWTSVDTISGFSFYTDQGLDPYTPYYYQAGTQLGAPTIKFPYIEKKYLRYGYQSPRNFVPRSIPMRFQPNAMRDVDSWVRHHADHMLFVYGQNDPWGAERFAVGKGAKDSYVFTAPGLNHGANVAGLTTDQKALATARILAWAGVPATTTAQAKPLAPYDAKLDRQDVRREPALRP